One window of the Epinephelus moara isolate mb chromosome 22, YSFRI_EMoa_1.0, whole genome shotgun sequence genome contains the following:
- the trib1 gene encoding tribbles homolog 1: MVNRSIRMNLQWSSPAPCIRTGRVAHKRLDSDDQPPAKCARLSAEAGDTQGLLGTSPGSPVSPVSTPVPATHQGPSRIGPFLLLPLADRESVHSAMNTDTGDELLCKGFDMGVYQEKIRAYGILPAHKNVAGIRDIILGERKAYVFLDKDFGDMHTLVKSCRRLDEEHACRLFRQVALAVAHCHQAGIVLGDLKLRKFVFADEKRTQVRLESLEDCRVLEDPNDDSMSDTHGCPAYVSPEILSGSAPYSGKMADMWSLGVMLYTMLVGRYPFHDPDPAMLFSKIRRGQCCLPEGLSPRAKCLLQSLLRKEPWERLTANELLTHPWFHQPPSSQEMALGEQEVSSAEQMVPSFDVEEDDDLFC; encoded by the exons ATGGTGAATCGGTCTATCAGGATGAACTTGCAGTGGAGCAGCCCGGCGCCCTGCATCCGCACCGGGAGAGTCGCGCACAAGCGGCTGGACTCAGACGATCAGCCGCCGGCCAAATGCGCCAGGCTGAGCGCCGAGGCGGGGGACACGCAGGGACTCCTCGGCACCTCTCCCGGGTCCCCGGTCAGCCCCGTCTCAACCCCAGTCCCGGCGACCCACCAGGGGCCATCCAGGATAGGACCCTTCCTGCTTCTACCTCTGGCTGACCGGGAGAGCGTGCACAGCGCGATGAACACCGACACTGGCGATGAGCTGCTGTGCAAG ggTTTTGATATGGGGGTGTACCAGGAAAAGATCAGAGCCTACGGGATCCTGCCAGCCCACAAGAACGTGGCTGGCATCAGGGACATCATCCTTGGTGAACGCAAGGCCTACGTGTTCCTGGACAAGGACTTTGGGGACATGCACACCCTGGTGAAGAGCTGCCGCAGGTTGGATGAGGAGCACGCCTGCAGGCTCTTTCGTCAGGTGGCTCTGGCCGTGGCACACTGCCACCAGGCTGGCATCGTGCTGGGTGACCTCAAGCTGCGAAAGTTTGTCTTTGCTGATGAGAAAAG GACACAGGTGAGACTAGAAAGCCTCGAGGACTGTCGAGTCCTAGAAGACCCAAACGACGACTCCATGTCAGACACCCACGGCTGCCCGGCCTACGTCAGCCCCGAGATCCTCAGCGGCTCCGCGCCTTACTCCGGCAAGATGGCCGACATGTGGAGCTTAGGGGTCATGCTGTACACCATGCTGGTTGGCCGCTACCCCTTCCACGACCCGGACCCGGCCATGCTGTTTTCCAAAATCCGCCGAGGCCAGTGCTGCTTGCCAGAGGGCTTGTCGCCCAGGGCCAAGTGTCTGCTCCAGAGCCTGCTGAGGAAAGAACCCTGGGAGAGACTCACGGCGAATGAGCTGCTCACTCACCCATGGTTCCACCAGCCGCCGTCGTCGCAGGAAATGGCGCTGggtgaacaggaagtgagctcGGCAGAACAGATGGTGCCATCCTTTGACGTGGAAGAGGACGATGATTTGTTCTGCTGA